The following coding sequences are from one Neovison vison isolate M4711 chromosome X, ASM_NN_V1, whole genome shotgun sequence window:
- the LOC122897689 gene encoding zinc finger X-linked protein ZXDB-like — translation MESPRLLPAGGTRQSGGARSPAGASRFHGGPDPRAGQVPARRLLLLRGPQDGGPGRLHEEARTASRGPGPSPLAPRLDHAGGGDSDDFFLVLLDPAGGDVETTGAGQAAGPVWREEAESVPQLQQGESGANPAGRRALGPGCQSAVPAPSPAENPIPAPGLGPAAAFTGTVTIHNQNLLLRFENGVLTLATPPPPAWEPGVAPAPQPGGLMAPQAGVPHAAQASDCPELPPDLLLAEPAEPAPAPAPEEEAKGWAAAESPPRRPLGPGPGVVLYLCPEAQCGQTFAKKHQLKVHLLTHSSSQGQRPFKCPLGGCGWTFTTSYKLKRHLQSHDKLRPFGCPAEGCGKSFTTVYNLKAHMKGHEQENSFKCEVCEESFPTQAKLSAHQRSHFEPERPYQCAFSGCKKTFITVSALFSHNRAHFREQELFSCSFPGCSKQYDKACRLKIHLRSHTGERPFLCDFDGCGWNFTSMSKLLRHKRKHEDDRRFMCPVEGCGKSFTRAEHLKGHSITHLGTKPFVCPVEGCCARFSARSSLYIHSKKHLQDVDTWKSRCPVSTCNKLFTSKHSMKTHMAKRHNLGQDLLAQLEAANSLTPSSELTSQGQSDLSDAELVSLFSDVPGSSSAAVLDTALVNSGILTIDVASVSSTLAGSLPANNNNSLGQAVDPRALMATSDLPQSLDTSLFFGTTASGFQQSPLDMDDVPSLSVGPLASLGSLAMKNSSQEPQALTPSSKLTVDTDALTPSSTLCENSVSELLPPTKAEWNVHPDSDFFGQEEETQFGFSNATGNHGSQKETDLITVTGSSFLV, via the coding sequence ATGGAAAGCCCGAGGCTGCTCCCGGCTGGTGGGACACGACAGAGCGGCGGTGCTCGCAGCCCCGCGGGCGCCAGCCGGTTCCACGGCGGCCCTGACCCGCGGGCTGGCCAGGTCCCCGCGCGCCGCCTCCTGCTGCTCCGGGGCCCCCAAGATGGCGGGCCCGGGAGGCTGCACGAGGAGGCCCGCACGGCCTCACGGGGCCCGGGCCCGAGCCCGTTGGCCCCGAGGTTGGACCACGCTGGCGGCGGCGACAGCGATGACTTCTTCCTGGTGCTGCTGGACCCGGCGGGTGGCGACGTGGAGACCACGGGCGCTGGCCAGGCCGCAGGGCCTGTATGGAGGGAGGAGGCCGAGTCGGTCCCACAGCTCCAGCAGGGTGAGAGTGGCGCGAATCCCGCGGGCCGCCGGGCGCTAGGCCCTGGCTGCCAGTCCGCAGTCCCCGCCCCATCCCCGGCTGAGAACCCGATCCCCGCCCCAGGCCTGGGACCCGCCGCGGCCTTCACGGGCACGGTCACCATCCACAACCAAAACCTGCTGTTGCGCTTCGAGAACGGTGTCCTCACCCTGGCCACGCCCCCGCCGCCAGCCTGGGAGCCTGGGGTCGCGCCTGCCCCTCAGCCTGGGGGTCTGATGGCTCCGCAAGCCGGGGTCCCGCACGCCGCGCAGGCCAGCGACTGCCCAGAGCTGCCGCCCGACCTCCTGCTGGCGGAGCCGGCTGAACCGGCGCCGGCCCCAGCGCCTGAGGAGGAGGCAAAGGGCTGGGCCGCAGCCGAAAGTCCCCCCCGCAGGCCGCTGGGCCCAGGCCCGGGCGTGGTGCTGTACCTGTGTCCCGAGGCTCAGTGCGGACAAACCTTCGCCAAGAAGCACCAGCTGAAGGTGCACCTGCTGACTCACAGCAGCAGCCAGGGCCAGCGGCCCTTCAAGTGCCCCCTGGGCGGCTGTGGCTGGACTTTCACCACCTCCTACAAGCTCAAGAGGCACCTGCAGTCGCACGACAAACTGCGGCCCTTTGGCTGCCCTGCAGAGGGCTGTGGCAAGAGCTTCACCACGGTTTATAACCTCAAGGCACACATGAAGGGCCATGAGCAGGAGAACTCGTTCAAATGCGAGGTGTGCGAGGAGAGCTTCCCCACTCAGGCCAAACTCAGCGCCCACCAGCGCAGCCATTTCGAGCCTGAGAGGCCATACCAGTGCGCGTTTTCTGGCTGCAAGAAGACGTTTATCACAGTGAGTGCCCTGTTTTCCCATAACCGTGCCCATTTCAGGGAACAGGAacttttttcctgctcttttccTGGTTGCAGCAAACAGTACGACAAGGCTTGTCGCCTGAAAATTCACCTGCGGAGCCACACCGGTGAGAGACCTTTCCTTTGTGACTTTGACGGCTGTGGCTGGAACTTCACCAGCATGTCCAAACTCTTAAGGCACAAAAGGAAGCATGAGGATGACCGGAGGTTCATGTGCCCTGTGGAAGGCTGTGGGAAATCTTTCACAAGGGCTGAGCATCTGAAAGGCCACAGCATAACCCACCTGGGCACAAAGCCATTTGTGTGCCCTGTGGAAGGCTGCTGTGCCAGGTTCTCTGCTCGCAGTAGTCTTTACATACACTCCAAGAAACACTTGCAGGACGTGGACACTTGGAAAAGCCGTTGCCCAGTCTCTACTTGTAATAAACTCTTCACATCCAAGCACAGCATGAAGACCCACATGGCCAAAAGGCACAACCTTGGCCAGGATCTCTTAGCTCAGCTAGAGGCTGCAAATTCTCTTACCCCGAGCAGTGAACTTACCAGCCAGGGACAGAGTGATCTCAGTGATGCAGAGCTAGTGTCTCTCTTCTCTGATGTGCCTGGCAGTAGTTCGGCTGCAGTGCTGGACACAGCATTGGTGAACTCTGGAATCTTAACTATTGATGTGGCTTCTGTGAGTTCAACTCTGGCAGGAAGCCTCcctgctaataataataattccttggGGCAGGCTGTGGACCCTCGGGCCTTGATGGCCACCAGTGACCTTCCTCAAAGTCTGGATACCTCTCTGTTTTTTGGAACGACAGCCTCTGGCTTTCAGCAGAGTCCCTTAGATATGGATGATGTTCCAAGTCTAAGTGTGGGGCCATTGGCATCTCTGGGCTCTTTGGCTATGAAAAACTCGAGTCAAGAGCCCCAAGCTTTGACCCCCAGCAGTAAGCTAACAGTGGACACAGATGCTCTGACTCCTTCAAGCACCCTTTGTGAAAACAGTGTCTCAGAACTACTGCCGCCAACCAAAGCAGAATGGAATGTACATCCTGACTCCGACTTCTTTGGGCAGGAGGAGGAAACCCAGTTTGGCTTCTCCAATGCAACAGGAAACCATGGCTCTCAGAAAGAAACAGATCTTATCACAGTGACTGGCAGCTCATTTTTGGTATGA